Proteins encoded together in one Deinococcus irradiatisoli window:
- a CDS encoding IS4 family transposase, producing the protein MKNTRSRPPQDSLCALLTAHFPLDPRRLTVLAALILAIIEKRTVCLFQLVVCIRLVGTDETIYQRLKRFVQFDWADQQPMMTRFVLGFFRDQDDLVLILDRTNWKWGQRDLNLLILSVMWKSFSFPLAWTVLPHGGSSSSAARIALLESVAATLHGKRLALLADREFIGQEWFLALQRLGIKPTIRLHATTRVNGIPVWACFKKLQAGELRRWHCAMTVYGVQMRVLACKNLHGESLYLAYHGWSTQAIDRYAWRWNAEHMHQALKRRGFDLEATRLTDGGRLSLLFGVVTLAFIWCCVSGEFVATNSPPKTLKHGYSAKSVFRLGLDALGVVLSRRPRHKYSSRPTFIQLLATFDP; encoded by the coding sequence ATGAAGAACACCAGGAGCCGACCGCCTCAGGATAGCCTCTGTGCGCTCCTGACGGCCCATTTTCCGCTTGATCCTCGTCGCCTCACCGTTTTGGCGGCATTGATCCTTGCCATCATCGAAAAACGCACCGTCTGTCTGTTCCAATTGGTGGTGTGCATCCGTCTCGTCGGAACCGACGAGACCATCTACCAGCGCCTGAAACGCTTTGTCCAGTTTGACTGGGCGGACCAACAGCCGATGATGACCCGCTTCGTGCTGGGGTTTTTCCGTGATCAGGACGATCTGGTGCTCATCCTCGACCGCACGAATTGGAAGTGGGGTCAGCGCGATCTCAACCTCCTGATCCTCAGCGTGATGTGGAAGTCGTTCAGTTTTCCGCTGGCTTGGACGGTGCTGCCCCATGGGGGCAGCAGTTCATCGGCTGCTCGTATCGCCCTGTTGGAATCGGTCGCTGCGACGCTGCACGGCAAACGTCTTGCCCTGCTGGCAGATCGGGAGTTCATCGGCCAGGAGTGGTTTCTCGCGCTTCAACGCCTGGGGATCAAACCGACAATCCGGCTGCACGCCACTACACGCGTGAACGGGATCCCAGTCTGGGCCTGTTTCAAGAAGCTCCAGGCGGGTGAGCTGCGCCGATGGCACTGTGCGATGACGGTCTATGGTGTACAGATGCGGGTTCTTGCGTGCAAGAACCTCCACGGGGAGAGCCTGTATCTGGCGTACCACGGTTGGAGTACACAGGCCATTGACCGATATGCCTGGCGCTGGAACGCAGAACACATGCACCAGGCGCTCAAGCGACGCGGCTTCGATCTGGAGGCGACCCGACTCACCGATGGTGGCCGACTCAGCCTGCTGTTCGGCGTGGTGACCCTCGCCTTCATCTGGTGCTGCGTCAGTGGGGAGTTCGTGGCCACGAACTCCCCACCAAAGACCTTGAAACACGGCTACAGCGCCAAAAGCGTGTTTAGGCTGGGCCTCGATGCCCTTGGAGTCGTTCTTTCGAGGCGGCCTCGACACAAATATTCGTCCAGGCCGACATTCATCCAGCTACTCGCGACTTTTGACCCCTAG
- the otnC gene encoding 3-oxo-tetronate 4-phosphate decarboxylase, with product MTPASQAALREALVAAGRSLFERGLSPGSSGNLSVRLPGGQGFLLTPTNVSLGQLQPQRLSWLSAEGEPLDGDAPTKEAFLHLALYRARPQASAAVHLHSTASAAVSCLDGLDADACLPPLTPYFVMKIGALPLIAYHRPGDPALAAEIARLAPGHPAVLLANHGPVVSGKDLGAALSAAEELEETAKLFLLLRGQNVRMLTPAQIQDLEDVFGRP from the coding sequence GTGACGCCCGCTTCGCAGGCCGCCCTCAGGGAAGCGCTGGTCGCGGCGGGCCGCAGCCTGTTCGAGCGCGGCCTCAGCCCCGGCAGCAGCGGCAACCTCAGCGTCCGACTCCCCGGCGGCCAGGGTTTTTTGCTGACGCCCACCAACGTCAGCCTGGGTCAGCTCCAACCGCAGCGCCTCAGCTGGCTGAGCGCCGAGGGTGAGCCCCTGGACGGCGACGCGCCCACCAAGGAAGCGTTCCTGCACCTGGCGTTGTACCGCGCCCGGCCCCAGGCCAGCGCCGCGGTTCACCTGCACTCGACGGCCTCGGCAGCCGTGTCGTGCCTGGACGGGCTCGACGCCGACGCCTGCCTGCCGCCGCTGACGCCCTACTTCGTGATGAAGATCGGCGCGCTGCCGCTGATCGCCTACCACCGCCCCGGCGACCCGGCGCTGGCCGCCGAGATCGCCCGGCTGGCACCCGGCCACCCGGCGGTGCTGCTCGCCAACCACGGGCCGGTGGTCAGCGGCAAGGACCTCGGCGCGGCGCTCTCGGCCGCCGAGGAACTCGAAGAAACCGCCAAACTGTTCCTGCTGCTGCGGGGGCAAAACGTCCGCATGCTGACGCCGGCGCAGATTCAGGATCTGGAGGACGTGTTCGGGCGGCCGTGA
- a CDS encoding tyrosine-type recombinase/integrase, with product MLASQHAALRCFCNWLEAVGEIQKNPFQGKKRPKVRSEPKRVLNPDEMARMLEAAKGSQRAARCKTRNVALLVLIFDTGLRAGEVASLKVSSVDWEMGVVKVEDGKVGVRFVTVGRKTLRVLKRYVTHERKGNSHALFLTISRRPMSARQISQLILKISQRSGIGWDVRAHRIRHSYSCAYLRAGGDVFSLMRQLGHKRLDTTAKYIHWTPESLQEVNEKFSPVSRIVLPD from the coding sequence ATGCTGGCTTCCCAACATGCGGCCCTTCGTTGCTTCTGCAACTGGTTAGAGGCGGTGGGGGAGATTCAGAAGAACCCTTTCCAAGGCAAGAAACGTCCCAAGGTCAGGAGTGAACCTAAGAGGGTACTCAACCCGGACGAAATGGCGAGGATGCTTGAGGCGGCTAAAGGTTCCCAGCGTGCTGCCCGTTGCAAAACTCGGAACGTAGCTCTTCTCGTCCTGATATTTGATACTGGACTGAGAGCAGGAGAGGTTGCCTCTCTCAAGGTGTCCTCGGTGGACTGGGAAATGGGCGTAGTGAAGGTAGAAGACGGCAAGGTAGGTGTCCGTTTCGTCACAGTGGGGCGAAAGACGCTCCGAGTTCTCAAGCGGTACGTCACCCATGAGCGTAAGGGGAACAGCCACGCCCTCTTCCTGACCATCTCTCGTAGGCCCATGAGCGCTCGTCAGATAAGCCAACTCATCCTCAAGATTTCTCAGCGCTCTGGAATCGGTTGGGATGTTCGGGCACATCGGATACGCCACTCCTACAGTTGTGCCTATCTCCGAGCGGGGGGAGACGTATTTAGTCTCATGCGCCAGCTTGGTCACAAGCGGCTCGATACCACAGCCAAGTACATTCATTGGACGCCAGAGAGCCTTCAAGAAGTCAACGAGAAATTTTCTCCGGTGAGTAGGATAGTTCTTCCAGACTAA
- a CDS encoding Rrf2 family transcriptional regulator, whose amino-acid sequence MTVSSRFAVASHVLAMLSVHTGEALSSEKLACSAGVNPVIVRGISSMLRRAGLVQSRQGVTGLSLARAASEVSLLDVYRAVQPPERLIALHEHPSQECSVGRHIQATLGEVCSEAQAALEARLARTSLAELAEELHKRADQDLQPAS is encoded by the coding sequence ATGACGGTTTCCAGCCGCTTTGCGGTGGCGTCGCATGTGCTGGCGATGCTCAGCGTGCACACCGGCGAGGCGCTGAGTTCCGAGAAGCTGGCCTGCAGCGCGGGCGTCAATCCGGTGATCGTGCGCGGCATCAGCAGCATGTTGCGCCGCGCCGGGCTGGTGCAGTCCCGCCAGGGCGTCACCGGCCTGAGCCTGGCCCGCGCCGCCAGCGAAGTGAGCCTGCTCGACGTGTACCGGGCGGTGCAGCCGCCGGAGCGCCTGATCGCCCTGCACGAGCACCCCAGCCAGGAGTGCTCGGTGGGGCGGCACATCCAGGCCACCCTGGGCGAGGTGTGCAGCGAGGCCCAGGCGGCCCTGGAAGCGCGGCTGGCGCGCACCAGTCTGGCCGAGCTGGCCGAGGAACTGCACAAACGGGCCGACCAGGACCTCCAGCCCGCTTCGTAG
- a CDS encoding RidA family protein, producing the protein MTNLPSDAPDRQPSQKEVIASGQAPAAIGPYSQAIRFGSLLVTSGQIPLNPAGELIEGGITPQTRQVLDNLREVLAEAGASFDQVVKTTVFLSDMNNFAAMNAVYAEYFQAPYPARSTVQVARLPRDVLVEIEVLAQLG; encoded by the coding sequence ATGACCAACCTGCCGAGTGACGCTCCGGACCGCCAGCCCTCCCAGAAGGAAGTCATCGCCAGCGGTCAGGCGCCGGCGGCCATCGGGCCGTACAGCCAGGCCATCCGCTTCGGTTCGTTGCTGGTCACCAGCGGGCAGATTCCGCTGAACCCGGCCGGCGAACTCATCGAGGGCGGCATCACGCCCCAGACCCGGCAGGTGCTCGACAACCTGCGCGAAGTGCTGGCCGAAGCCGGGGCCAGTTTCGATCAGGTGGTCAAGACGACGGTGTTTCTCAGCGACATGAACAACTTCGCGGCGATGAACGCCGTGTACGCCGAGTACTTCCAGGCGCCTTACCCGGCCCGCTCGACGGTGCAGGTGGCGAGGTTGCCGCGCGACGTGCTGGTGGAAATCGAAGTGCTGGCGCAGCTCGGCTGA
- a CDS encoding PP2C family protein-serine/threonine phosphatase yields MRRGVTAPLVSGLLSDTGRQRSVNQDAGLAVESASGGLYAVADGMGGHAAGELAANLALDALSSTFLNGRKRPPERLAEAVQAANLEVMRHAVGEYAGMGTTLVALAIDRGAALLAHVGDSRAYLLRGNELTRLTEDHSWVAEQVRLGHLTEEEARDHQWRSVVSNALGGEERVRLELYGFPLRRGDRLMLCSDGLCGVVEEHDLCAMLGWGLPPDLTAQRLVDAANALGGPDNVTALVIDIGFQQPLPSYSLPLRQPDGPVYVDVLLSARRGSSPLMYLALGLVYFALMGALLFQRQSLLILLLAATLLLGLATWTARLKQARLQRALPDALKLTKAPAAPLDRHTLN; encoded by the coding sequence ATGCGCCGGGGCGTAACCGCTCCGCTGGTGTCGGGGTTGCTGAGCGACACCGGCCGGCAGCGCAGCGTGAACCAGGACGCCGGGCTGGCGGTGGAATCGGCCAGCGGCGGCCTGTACGCGGTGGCCGACGGCATGGGCGGGCACGCGGCCGGCGAACTCGCCGCCAACCTGGCGCTCGACGCCCTGAGCAGCACCTTCCTGAACGGGCGAAAGCGGCCCCCCGAGCGCCTGGCCGAAGCGGTGCAGGCCGCCAATCTGGAAGTGATGCGTCACGCGGTGGGCGAGTACGCCGGCATGGGCACCACCCTGGTGGCCCTGGCGATCGACCGGGGCGCGGCCTTGCTGGCCCACGTCGGCGATTCGCGGGCCTATCTGCTGCGCGGCAACGAACTCACCCGCCTCACCGAGGACCATTCCTGGGTGGCCGAGCAGGTGCGTCTGGGCCACCTCACCGAGGAAGAAGCCCGCGACCACCAGTGGCGCAGCGTGGTGAGCAACGCCCTGGGCGGCGAGGAACGCGTGCGGCTGGAACTCTACGGCTTTCCCTTGAGGCGCGGCGACCGCCTGATGCTGTGCAGCGACGGGCTGTGCGGCGTGGTCGAGGAGCACGATCTGTGCGCCATGCTCGGCTGGGGCCTGCCGCCGGACCTGACCGCCCAGCGGCTGGTCGACGCCGCCAACGCGCTGGGCGGCCCCGACAACGTAACGGCGCTGGTGATCGACATCGGGTTTCAGCAGCCGCTGCCGAGTTACAGCCTGCCGCTGCGCCAGCCCGACGGCCCGGTGTACGTGGACGTGCTGCTCAGCGCCCGGCGCGGCAGCAGCCCGCTGATGTACCTGGCGCTGGGGCTGGTGTACTTCGCCCTGATGGGCGCGCTGCTCTTCCAGCGCCAGAGTCTGCTGATCCTGCTGCTGGCGGCGACGCTGCTGCTGGGGCTGGCAACCTGGACCGCCCGGCTCAAGCAGGCCCGGCTCCAGCGGGCCTTGCCGGACGCCCTCAAGCTGACCAAAGCGCCGGCCGCGCCGCTTGACCGCCACACCCTGAACTGA
- a CDS encoding Lrp/AsnC family transcriptional regulator: MTATTSSPAPEVSVPTPRDLLLNRIQKDILIVRRPYAVLAQEVGLSEAEALDILREVKAEGIVRQVSAIFDTRTLGYQSSLVAAVHDPEQLDEGAGIVSQHPGVSHNYRRNHDFNLWYTIAVPPESDLEAHVQRLHELSGAKLTRLMPTLHLYKIGVEFDMTGKDAWNAKSQPQYTSAQRNIGYAVSDTDKRFVVEFQKDLPITEEPYAAACEALGMSIDEVAAHAEKMKAAGALRRVSAVFKHQSAGFTFNAMGVWAVPQEQVAEVGQQMASFKAVSHCYLRPTYPEWPYTIFTMVHGRSKEEAFGKIQAIHDEVAPFEHAILYSTKEYKKVRLEFYKPEFYEWEKANLSSFSTGNS, translated from the coding sequence ATGACTGCCACCACTTCCTCCCCGGCCCCCGAGGTCAGCGTGCCCACGCCGCGCGACCTGCTGCTCAACCGCATCCAGAAGGACATTCTCATCGTGCGGCGGCCCTACGCCGTGCTGGCGCAGGAAGTGGGCCTGAGCGAGGCTGAGGCGCTGGACATCCTGCGCGAGGTCAAGGCCGAGGGCATTGTGCGGCAGGTCAGCGCCATTTTCGACACCCGCACCCTGGGCTATCAGTCCAGTCTGGTGGCGGCGGTGCACGACCCCGAACAGCTCGACGAGGGTGCCGGAATCGTCAGTCAGCACCCTGGCGTGAGCCACAACTACCGCCGCAACCACGATTTCAACTTGTGGTACACCATCGCCGTGCCGCCGGAAAGCGACCTCGAAGCGCATGTGCAGCGCCTTCACGAACTGTCGGGCGCCAAACTGACCCGCCTGATGCCCACCCTGCACCTCTACAAGATCGGGGTGGAGTTCGACATGACCGGCAAGGACGCCTGGAACGCCAAGAGCCAGCCGCAGTACACCAGCGCCCAGCGCAACATCGGTTACGCCGTGAGCGACACCGACAAGCGCTTCGTGGTGGAATTCCAGAAAGACCTGCCGATCACCGAGGAGCCCTACGCGGCGGCCTGCGAGGCGCTGGGCATGAGCATCGACGAGGTGGCCGCCCACGCCGAGAAGATGAAGGCGGCCGGAGCGCTGCGGCGCGTCAGCGCGGTGTTCAAGCACCAGTCGGCGGGCTTTACCTTCAACGCCATGGGCGTCTGGGCGGTGCCGCAGGAGCAGGTAGCCGAGGTCGGCCAGCAGATGGCCTCCTTCAAGGCGGTGTCGCACTGCTACCTGCGCCCCACCTACCCCGAGTGGCCCTACACGATTTTCACCATGGTGCACGGCCGCAGCAAGGAAGAAGCCTTCGGCAAGATTCAGGCGATTCACGACGAGGTCGCGCCGTTTGAGCACGCCATTCTGTACTCCACCAAGGAATACAAGAAGGTGCGTCTGGAGTTTTACAAGCCGGAGTTCTACGAGTGGGAGAAGGCGAACTTAAGCTCGTTCAGCACGGGGAATTCCTAA
- a CDS encoding lysophospholipid acyltransferase family protein gives MTAPLPEPAPQHVQARPLTEDVHAPPVNPLVYQLVVVAMNLPLLLRGEYIHTLGREHIPPPGSKLVVAGAHVSALDPFIIAKAMPGHHVQFMSKKELFKPVIGSIIKAGGSFPVDRSSNDVVAIRTALRILKEDGTLGLFPEGTRGGGQMQGGVALLALRGRAPVLPVGLRRDGKRWLVRFGPLIDPKGGIKDLTAQIGEEITRLSAPLGP, from the coding sequence ATGACCGCGCCCCTGCCCGAACCGGCGCCGCAGCATGTTCAGGCCAGACCGCTGACCGAAGACGTGCACGCGCCGCCCGTCAATCCGCTGGTGTATCAACTGGTCGTCGTCGCCATGAACCTGCCGCTGCTGCTGCGCGGCGAGTACATCCACACCCTGGGCCGCGAGCACATTCCGCCGCCCGGCAGCAAGCTGGTGGTCGCCGGGGCGCATGTCTCGGCGCTCGATCCCTTCATCATCGCCAAGGCGATGCCGGGGCACCACGTGCAGTTCATGTCGAAAAAAGAGCTGTTCAAGCCGGTGATCGGCAGCATCATCAAGGCCGGCGGCAGCTTTCCGGTGGACCGCTCCAGCAACGACGTGGTGGCGATCCGCACCGCCCTGAGAATCCTCAAGGAAGACGGCACGCTGGGCCTGTTTCCCGAAGGCACCCGCGGCGGCGGCCAGATGCAGGGCGGGGTGGCCCTGCTGGCCCTGCGCGGCCGCGCCCCGGTGCTGCCGGTGGGCCTCAGGCGCGACGGCAAGCGCTGGCTGGTGCGCTTCGGCCCCCTGATCGACCCCAAAGGCGGCATCAAGGACCTGACCGCCCAGATCGGGGAAGAAATCACCCGGCTCAGCGCGCCGCTGGGACCGTGA